The following coding sequences lie in one Lacerta agilis isolate rLacAgi1 chromosome 4, rLacAgi1.pri, whole genome shotgun sequence genomic window:
- the LOC117045511 gene encoding cell cycle control protein 50C-like: MNEKSTVSPNRPSRCPDNTAYKQQRLPAWKPQLTPELVLPSFFIISLFCLVMGIVLLLAATGVKEIKINYSELCSHCSKLRENSSNWEKECLCITNFTLQESMQGDVFMYYGLHNFYQNHRRYVLSRSDAQLLGRKANIQNSNCVPFATYENGTPIAPCGAIANSMFNDTIQLFYYPASVKAVRVPLLKQGNAWWTDKNVKFHNPAAHNLSSAFDGTARPHYWQKPVYLLDEENQENNGYTNEDFIIWMRVSAFSTFKNLYCRVSHTRQFANGLPAGMYGLQISYNFPVSKFKGEKQVVFSTVTWSGGRNPFLGIAYTVTGAATLLASCIITVAHLKSRGKPNKGL, translated from the exons ATGAATGAAAAGAGCACCGTTTCACCAAACCGTCCATCGAGATGCCCTGATAATACTGCATATAAACAACAGAGACTCCCAGCCTGGAAGCCCCAGCTCACCCCAGAGCTTGTCCTCCCCAGTTTCTTTATCATTAGCCTCTTCTGCCttgtgatgggaattgtacttctATTGGCTGCAACAGGAGTCAAAGAAATAAAG ATTAATTATTCTGAGTTATGCTCACATTGTTCAAAGCTGCGTGAAAACTCATCCAACTGGGAGAAGGAATGCCTGTGTATCACCAACTTCACACTTCAGGAAAGCATGCAG ggtgATGTCTTCATGTACTATGGATTGCATAATTTTTATCAGAACCATCGTCGCTATGTCCTTTCCAGAAGTGATGCACAACTATTGGGTCGGAAGGCAAAC ATTCAGAACAGCAATTGTGTACCTTTTGCAACTTATGAAAACGGGACACCTATAGCTCCATGTGGTGCAATTGCAAACAGTATGTTCAATG ACACAATACAGCTGTTCTACTATCCTGCTTCTGTAAAGGCTGTCAGAGTCCCACTTCTGAAGCAAGGAAATGCCTGGTGGACAGATAAAAATGTGAAATTTCACAATCCAGCTGCACACAACTTGTCTTCTGCATTTGATG GCACGGCAAGACCACATTACTGGCAAAAACCAGTATATTTATTAGATGAAGAAAACCAAGAGAACAATGGCTACACAAATGAAGACTTTATCATCTGGATGCGTGTATCAGCCTTTTCTACATTCAAGAATCTTTACTGTCGCGTCAGCCACACCAGGCAGTTTGCAAATGGGCTCCCAGCAGGGATGTATGGGCTCCAAATATCCTATA ATTTCCCAGTTTCAAAGTTCAAAGGAGAAAAGCAGGTGGTCTTCTCAACAGTAACATGGAGTGGAGGAAGAAATCCTTTTCTGGGGATAGCTTACACGGTTACTGGTGCAGCGACTCTGCTGGCAAGTTGTATCATTACAGTAGCTCACTTGAAATCCAGGGGGAAACCCAACAAGGGACTATAG